In Rickettsia endosymbiont of Gonocerus acuteangulatus, the following are encoded in one genomic region:
- a CDS encoding IS630 family transposase (programmed frameshift) yields MARAYAIELRLRVIKAVEAGIRISKVSKLFNVSRDTIYKWKKLKDKQGTLEAATGYQKGHSHKIKDSESFKEFFKANMNKTSKELAKQWGNIASVTILRQIRKLGYSYKKTHFHPKRDIKLRNEFIAKIQTITKDKLVYLDESGIEDNACKEYGWSIIGQRCYGEKVYQHKFRISMIAGLCNGNLIAPVIFEGNCNTEVFKTYIRDVLITKLQPGQTVIMDNINFHKNSKVKEFIESVGCTILYLPTYSPDLNPIEHYWFKIKNEIRKVVGDFETFYDAVFNTIKLSVS; encoded by the exons ATGGCACGAGCATATGCAATAGAACTAAGACTAAGAGTTATAAAAGCTGTAGAAGCAGGGATACGAATAAGTAAGGTAAGTAAATTATTTAATGTAAGTCGTGATACTATATATAAATGGAAAAAATTAAAAGATAAGCAAGGTACTTTAGAAGCAGCAACTGGTTATCAGAAAGGACATAGTCATAAGATAAAAGATTCAGAATCTTTTAAAGAATTTTTTAAAGCTAATATGAATAAAACATCAAAGGAGTTAGCAAAGCAATGGGGTAATATTGCATCTGTAACTATTTTAAGACAAATCAGAAAACTTGGCTATAGCTATAAA AAAACTCATTTTCATCCGAAAAGAGATATTAAATTAAGAAATGAATTTATAGCAAAGATACAAACCATCACAAAAGACAAATTAGTATATCTTGATGAATCTGGAATAGAGGATAATGCTTGCAAAGAGTATGGATGGAGCATTATAGGACAAAGGTGTTATGGAGAAAAGGTGTATCAACATAAATTTAGAATAAGTATGATAGCTGGTCTTTGTAATGGTAATCTTATTGCTCCTGTAATATTTGAAGGTAATTGTAATACAGAGGTCTTTAAAACTTATATTAGGGATGTATTAATTACAAAATTACAACCTGGGCAAACCGTTATTATGGATAACATTAATTTTCATAAAAATTCTAAAGTTAAAGAGTTCATTGAATCCGTTGGTTGTACCATATTGTATTTACCAACTTACTCTCCTGATTTAAATCCTATAGAGCATTACTGGTTTAAGATAAAAAATGAAATTAGGAAAGTTGTAGGAGATTTTGAAACATTTTATGATGCTGTTTTTAATACTATTAAATTGTCAGTATCTTAA
- a CDS encoding IS30 family transposase: MMNRKYRHLSREERYEIKRMYDLGVSINKIAQHLTRSKSTISMELKRNKVKDKYMPCVAQEKYENRMYQQELLKIEKNPMLLDYIKNAMIRKKWSPDAIAGKLKLDKNTALCISTESIYRFVYTSAVAAKLKLYSYLPSKRYKRQERGKRHQRIIIPQRISIHQRDAIATKKVEVGHFEADLTFHKGIA, translated from the coding sequence ATGATGAACAGAAAATATAGACACTTATCTCGAGAAGAGAGATATGAGATAAAAAGAATGTATGACCTAGGAGTCAGTATTAATAAGATAGCACAACATCTTACGAGGTCTAAAAGCACTATTAGTATGGAGCTAAAAAGAAATAAGGTAAAAGATAAGTATATGCCTTGTGTTGCTCAGGAAAAATATGAAAACAGGATGTATCAGCAAGAGTTATTAAAAATAGAAAAGAACCCTATGTTGTTAGATTATATTAAAAATGCTATGATTCGCAAGAAATGGTCGCCGGATGCTATAGCCGGAAAGTTAAAACTAGACAAAAATACAGCTTTGTGTATCAGTACAGAAAGTATATATAGATTTGTTTACACTTCTGCAGTAGCAGCTAAATTAAAGTTATATAGCTATTTACCTTCTAAAAGATATAAAAGGCAAGAAAGAGGGAAGAGGCATCAAAGGATCATTATACCACAAAGGATCTCAATACATCAGCGTGATGCAATAGCTACGAAAAAGGTAGAAGTAGGGCATTTTGAGGCAGATCTTACATTTCATAAAGGTATAGCATAA